A single window of Aspergillus oryzae RIB40 DNA, chromosome 8 DNA harbors:
- a CDS encoding uncharacterized protein (predicted protein), giving the protein MCGIGAFLDFHNHSQPVSHQQLESEIDNGLDFIKHRGPDARGKWVNADGRVGLGHIRLSIVDPSPSGNQPFHDSRGDIHAVVNGELYDHERYREQLASEFDFKGNSDCEIVIALYKHYGASFLSHLRGEFALVLWDAKRELFFAARDRRN; this is encoded by the exons ATGTGTGGAATTGGGGCATTTCTGGATTTCCACAATCACTCTCAACCAGTGAGCCATCAACAGCTTGAGTCTGAAATTGATAATGGGCTCGACTTCATAAAACACAGAGGGCCAGATGCTCGAGGAAAATGGGTCAATGCAGACGGCCGTGTGG GGCTCGGCCACATTCGTCTGTCTATAGTTGATCCAAGCCCCAGCGGAAATCAGCCTTTTCATGATTCTCGGGGTGACATTCATGCGGTCGTCAACGGCGAGCTGTATGATCATGAACGCTATCGGGAGCAACTAGCATCAGAGTTTGACTTCAAGGGAAATAGTGACTGTGAAATTGTCATCGCCTTGTATAAGCACTATGGCGCGTCCTTTTTATCGCACCTGAGGGGCGAGTTTGCCTTGGTCCTCTGGGATGCGAAGAGAGAGTTGTTCTTTGCTGCACGCGATCG TCGCAACTGA
- a CDS encoding asparagine synthetase B family protein (asparagine synthase (glutamine-hydrolyzing)), which yields MDQTPFSKAYIIFDRVTTSSVRASVHWSKPNTGTVSSPTSTHTGQRALEPRSEEEIILGLRKHLLEAVKLRLRADVPAGVYLSGGLDSTAVAGMVSHLMKNGERLGNNPDGLKSQLHCFTVQFDRDSGYDESDVAERTATWLGANCHLVPVDEAVLAAGFEDTIWFSESPLPDLCGVGKLALAEAVHKEGIKVVLTGEGADEHFGGYSYLRLDALAEPDPSWPAAQFPESERLQMHEKLYRQVDSSGSVGRVESAERMLNGSFYGQEMAYFNFLPFASWTDLYASVPPHTALAESFSGSTRDRMMNKWHLLHTSEYISIKTFLSTFILRNAGDNVDMVHQVESRPPFLDHRVTEYANQIPPSLKMSVDPVSKTFRDKHILREAVKPFIPDEIYSRPKRSYAAPVRYPKDGPLCQLFNQLVTEENVKKLGFVDWGKAKGNLHRAFEGSDDMAFRFTLTLAQFVVLMQRFGVATCCPSPNALS from the exons ATGGATCAAACACCTTTTTCAAAGGCGTATATAAT ATTCGACCGGGTCACTACCTCCTCAGTCAGAGCTTCGGTCCATTGGAGCAAACCGAATACTGGGACTGTGAGTTCCCCGACAAG TACTCACACCGGTCAGAGAGCCTTGGAACCGCGTtcggaagaggaaataaTTCTGGGACTTCGGAAGCATCTTCTGGAGGCTGTGAAGCTCCGTCTACGGGCTGATGTGCCGGCCGGTGTTTACCTGAGTGGCGGGTTAGACTCCACCGCCGTGGCTGGGATGGTCTCCCACTTGATGAAGAACGGAGAACGCCTTGGGAATAACCCCGATGGGTTGAAGTCGCAGCTGCATTGCTTTACAGTGCAGTTTGACCGGGATAGTGGGTATGATGAGTCTG ATGTCGCCGAACGTACCGCTACTTGGCTTGGCGCCAATTGTCATCTCGTGCCCGTCGATGAAGCTGTCCTTGCCGCAGGGTTTGAGGATACCATTTGGTTCAGCGAATCACCACTGCCGGATCTATGTGGCGTGGGGAAACTGGCGCTGGCGGAGGCAGTACATAAAGAAGGCATCAAGGTCGTGCTTACAG GTGAGGGTGCCGATGAGCATTTCGGAGGTTACTCGTACTTGAGACTGGATGCCCTGGCTGAGCCAGATCCGTCCTGGCCAGCCGCGCAATTCCCTGAGTCAGAAAGGCTTCAAATGCATGAGAAGCTTTATCGCCAAGTTGACTCCTCTGGTTCTGTCGGACGGGTCGAGTCGGCCGAGCGCATGCTCAACGGCTCATTCTATGGTCAAGAAATGGCGTATTTCAACTTTCTACCCTTCGCATCCTGGACAGATCTCTACGCCTCTGTCCCTCCACACACTGCCCTTGCTGAAAGTTTCAGCGGTAGTACTCGCGACCGGATGATGAATAAATGGCATCTCCTGCACACATCAGAGTATATTTCGATCAAGACCTTCCTGTCAACCTTTATCCTTCGCAACGCGGGCGATAACGTGGACATGGTTCACCAGGTGGAGAGTAGACCTCCATTTCTGGATCATCGCGTTACCGAGTATGCCAACCAGATTCCTCCCAGTTTAAAGATGTCTGTCGACCCAGTCTCGAAGACGTTTCGCGACAAACACATTCTTCGTGAAGCAGTGAAGCCTTTCATTCCCGATGAGATATACTCTAGACCCAAAAGGTCCTACGCCGCACCAGTCCGCTATCCAAAGGATGGACCACTATGTCAGCTCTTCAACCAATTAGTGACTGAGGAGAATGTCAAGAAGCTTGGGTTTGTGGATTGGGGAAAAGCCAAAGGCAACCTACACAGAGCATTTGAAGGTTCTGATGACATGGCGTTTAGATTTACCCTTACCCTCGCTCAATTTGTGGTTCTGATGCAGAGATTTGGAGTAGCGACTTGCTGCCCGAGCCCAAATGCTCTTTCCTAA
- a CDS encoding uncharacterized protein (predicted protein), with amino-acid sequence MARIRVPESGSRNCNDGQKLLLIRAQKARWPRPLLPTSEPFSVKGFKRQLKPHQVYGAYQLLKWEPTTEIGGFLVDGICLGKTTPPLAVMVLLRLIGVACLGEGFSGRVGMGQKSITITPIKGKSVASPMESFPFHSAAPVSR; translated from the coding sequence ATGGCTCGTATCCGTGTTCCTGAATCAGGATCGAGAAATTGCAACGATGGACAAAAGCTGTTGCTCATTAGGGCGCAGAAAGCCAGGTGGCCCCGGCCCCTCCTTCCCACCTCAGAACCCTTCAGTGTCAAGGGGTTTAAACGACAGTTGAAGCCACACCAAGTATACGGGGCCTATCAGCTACTTAAATGGGAGCCAACGACCGAGATAGGTGGGTTTCTGGTCGATGGGATATGTTTGGGCAAAACAACCCCTCCATTGGCTGTCATGGTATTGTTGAGATTGATCGGTGTCGCCTGCCTGGGAGAAGGGTTCAGTGGTCGCGTTGGCATGGGACAAAAAAGCATCACCATAACTCCTATAAAGGGGAAGAGCGTTGCCTCTCCTATGGAAAGCTTCCCTTTTCATTCCGCTGCTCCTGTGAGCCGTTAA
- a CDS encoding uncharacterized protein (predicted protein), producing MNKSLPRIACFHGGGSSAAIYEIQCSFLTALLAHEFQFEFFEGPFDSIAGPGILPAFGGFEPYKSWFSKGESNGHNWTEQDSLEWVWTMMEERRAGQGGEWVGVMGFSEGTRIASGLLLDQQRREKLGLRPAVPSIQLRFGVLCMGGGPPMAAHFDYVSAGTTTNDQRVIRIPTLHMHGLRDKFLALGRDQYNTYFDPSRAFLFEVDYHHAMPWLEKESLALAQRIQSLHKKTQASR from the exons ATGAATAAGAGTCTCCCTCGAATCGCCTGCTTCCACGGTGgtggatcttctgcagcgaTATATGAGATTCAGTGCTCGTTCCTCACTGCGCTTCTTGCGCATGAATTCCAGTTCGAGTTCTTTGAAGGTCCCTTTGACAGTATCGCTGGCCCTGGTATTCTCCCAGCATTCGGTGGATTTGAACCATATAAATCTTGGTTTTCCAAAGGTGAAAGCAATGGGCACAATTGGACTGAACAGGATAGTCTGGAATGGGTGTGGACTATGATGGAAGAGCGACGGGCCGGACAGGGAGGGGAGTGGGTGGGCGTGATGGGATTTAGCGAGGGAACTCGGATAGCGAGTGGACTGCTCTTGGACCAGCAACGTCGAGAGAAGCTCGGTCTACGGCCAGCAGTGCCTTCTATTCAGCTGCGGTTTGGCGTGCTGTGTATGGGTGGGGGACCGCCGATGGCCGCCCACTTTGACTATG TGAGTGCAGGGACAACGACAAATGATCAACGAGTTATCCGAATACCGACATTGCATATGCATGGATTAAGAGACAAGTTCCTGGCCCTTGGGCGCGACCAATACAATACGTACTTCGACCCATCCAGGGCCTTCTTGTTCGAGGTTGATTACCATCATGCTATGCCCTGGCTGGAGAAAGAGTCGCTGGCCCTGGCGCAGCGGATTCAGAGTCTACATAAGAAAACACAGGCAAGCCGATAG